The Streptomyces sp. NBC_00569 genomic sequence GGCGGTTCCCGTCGTGCAGGTCGGCCCGCTGCGTGTGGGCGTCGGCCGCCACCGCGGCCAGGACCGCGTCGCGTTCGCCGCCCGTGCCACCAGAGCGCCGGTGATCGTCACCACGTCGTTCACCTGTGACGTTCACGATCTCCGCCCCGGCTCGCCTCCACCCGCTCGCCGAGCCGCCCCTGCCGCACGATCTCCCGCCGCACACGCGTCAGCCCGGCGTCGTGGGCCTGCTGCGGTCCGTGATCTGGTGGAACATCGCGCCGAGTTCGGCCGCCAGGGACTCCCCGATCTCCCGCGCCGACGTCATCGCGGCGAGCGGCGAGCGGCGAGCGGCGAGCTCGGTTCGGTGGCCTCGATCCGGCCCGGATCCGGAGCACGCGTAGCACTGTTCTCGCTCATGGTGGCCCACTTCGGTAACTCGGTGCTTATGGACGGGGCCGGTCTGTCACTCTGTCCGTGTCGTCTGAGGCGTCTTCGCCCGAACTGCTCAGGAGCCGCACCGTGGGGTCCATTCCGCTGCAACGGGAGACCGCCTACGCCACCGACGAGCCCTCCCGTCCCCCGGGAGCACCGGCCGCCGTGCGAACCTCGCTGCCCGGAAACCCGCTGGCCCCCGCGGCCGCCCGCCGCTTCGTACGGGGCGCTCTCGCCGACTGGGCCGAGTTCGGCCTGACAGCCACGGCCGCCGGCGGCGACCGGCTCACCGACGACGCCGTGGTCGTACTCAGCGAACTCGTCACGAACGCAGTCGTCCACGCGGGCACCAATGTCGAGCTGCTGTGCCGTCTCGAAACCGGCCACCCCGACGACCTCGACGGAGGGTGCGCGCCCGCCGCCGCCCTCGTCATCGAGGTCTCCGACCACCACCCCGCCCGCGCCGTGCGCAGCGACCGCACCGACATGGGTCCCGACACCCCCGAGTGCGGGCGCGGCCTGCGCCTCGTGGCCTCCCTCTCCGACGCCTGGGGGATCACGTACCAGCCCGGCACCAAGACCGTCTGGGCCCGCCTCCCCGTCGACGGCGCCGAGCCGCGGGGCGGTGCCCCCGAGGCGTTCCCCGGCGCAAGAACCTTTCAGCGCGGGCTGCGCGCCGCCGACATACTGGCTCCCACGCCGCACCGCTACCCGCACGACCAGGACTGGGTCAACCGCGGAGCGCTGTCCTTCCTCGCCGAGGCGTCCGACCTGCTGGCGGGCCAGCTCGACGAGGACCAGGTCGCCTCGCTCGCCGGACAGATGCTGGTGCCGCGCCTCGCCGACTGGTGCGCCGTCTGGCTCGACGACGAGGACGGCAGGCCGGACCGGGGCGCCGCCGACCGGGCGGGCCGCGGCACCGGCGTCCTCGCCACGCCCCGCCTCGCCCGCGTCTGGCACACCAGCGAGAACCGCATGGAGGAGCTCCGCAAGATCCTGGAGAAGGACCCGCCGCAGCCCACCGACGCGGCGCGCAGCGCGGCCGTCCCCGTGCCGTGGCCCTTCGAGTCCCTCGGCGGCGACCCGGCCGGCGCCGCGCTCGCCTACCGCCTCAGCGCGGGCGGCCGCGCGGTGGGCACCCTCCTCATCGGACGGGCGGGTCTGACCCGCTTCCCCGACGAGGTCACCGGCCTCGTCGAGGACTTCGCCCGCCGCGTCGCCCTCGCCGTCAGCGCAGCCCGCCGCTACGCCCGCCAGGCCACCATCAGCCGCATCCTCCAGCGCGGCCTGCTGCCCTCCGCCGTCGCCCAGATCCCCGGCATCGAGTCCGCGCTCGTCTACGAGCCGCGCGACGCGGGCGGCCCGGGCGGCGACTTCTACGACGTGTTCCCCGCCGGTGACGGCCGCTGGTGCTTCGCGCTCGGCGACGTCCAGGGAAAGGGCCCGGAGGCGGCCGTCGTCATCGGCCTCGCCCGGCCCTGGCTGCGGCTGCTCGCCCGCGAGGGGTACCAGGTCGCCGAGGTCCTCGACCGCCTCAACCGGCTCCTCCTCGACGACGCCACGGAGGCGGCCGACGCCGCGGCCCGCGCGCTCGCCGCCGCGGGCGGTCAGGGCCTCACACCCGAGGGCGCGCCCCGCTTCCTCTCCCTGCTCTACGGGGAGCTGGTGCCCACCGAGCACGGGATGCGCTGCACCCTGGCCTCCGCCGGACACCCCCTGCCGCTCCTGCTGCGGCCCGACGGCCTGGTCGGGTCCGCCGCCGAACCCCAGGTGCTCCTCGGCGTCGTCGACGACCCCGGCTACACCAGCGAGAGTCTCGTGCTCCACGACGGCGACACCCTCCTGTGCGTCACGGACGGGGTGACGGAGCGCCGGGACGGGCACCGTCAGTTCGACGACGGCGACGGCCTTTCCCACGCCCTCGCGGGCTGCGCGGGCCTCACCGCGCCCCTGCTCGCCGAGCGGATCAGACGCCTGGTCCACGAGTTCTCCGAGAGCCCGCCGGACGACGACCTCGCTCTCCTGGTCCTCCAGGCCCGCTGACCCCCCGGAGCAGCGGCCGGCGGGACAACCTCACGGCTGCGGGACAATGGGTCCATGCCTTCCGCACTCCCCGACGGTGAGCCCGTCCCCGACGACGGCGCGCTGCCCGCCTCCGCCCTGGCCGGGGCGGCGGACCGGCCCCTCGGGTTCTATCTGCACGTCCCGTACTGCGCCACGCGCTGCGGCTACTGCGACTTCAACACGTACACCGCGACCGAGCTGCGCGGCTCCGGCGGTGTGCTCGCCTCCCGTGACAACTACGCGGACACCCTCGTCGACGAGGTCCGTCTCGCCCGCAAGGTCCTCGGCGACGACCCGCGCCAGGTGCGCACCGTCTTCGTCGGCGGCGGCACCCCGACGCTCCTCGCGGCGGACGACCTCGTACGGATGCTCGGGGCGATCCGCGACGAGTTCGGGCTCGCGCCCGACGCCGAGGTGACGACGGAGGCCAACCCCGAGTCCGTCGGCCCCGCCTACCTGGAGACCCTCCGCGAAGGCGGCTTCAACCGGATCTCCTTCGGCATGCAGAGCGCCAAGCAGCACGTCCTGAAGATCCTCGACCGCACCCACACCCCCGGCCGCCCCGAGGCCTGTGTCGCCGAGGCGCGCGCCGCCGGCTTCGACCACGTCAACCTCGACCTGATCTACGGCACCCCCGGCGAGAGCGACGACGACTGGCGGGCCTCGCTGGAGGCGGCCATCGGCGCCGGACCTGACCATGTGTCGGCGTACGCGCTGATCGTCGAGGAGGGCACCCAGCTCGCCCGGCGCATCCGCCGCGGCGAGGTCCCGATGACGGACGACGACGTCCACGCGGATCGCTACCTCATCGCGGACGAGGTCCTCGGCGGGGCGGGCTTCGACTGGTACGAGGTGTCGAACTGGGCCACCACCGACACCGGGCGCTGCCTGCACAACGAGCTGTACTGGCGCGGCGCCGACTGGTGGGGCGCGGGTCCCGGCGCGCACAGCCACGTCGGCGGGGTGCGCTGGTGGAACGTGAAGCACCCGGGCGCCTACGCCGGGCGCCTCGCGGAGGGGCGCTCGCCCGGCGCGGGGCGCGAGCTCCTGTCGGACGAGGACCGGCGCGTCGAGCGCATCCTGCTGGAGCTGCGCCTCCTGGAGGGCTGCCCCCTGTCGCTCCTGAAGCCTGCGGGCCGCGCCGCCGCCGGCCGGGCCCTGTCCGACGGCCTGCTCGAAGCGGCCCCGTACGAGGCCGGGCGCGCCGTCCTCACCCTGCGCGGCCGCCTCCTCGCCGACGCGGTCGTCCGCGACCTCGTCGACTGAGGCGCGCCTCCGGCGCTGCGAAGGCGTGCCTCCGGCGCTGCGAAGGCGTACCTCCGGCGCTGCGAAGGCGTGCCTCCGGCGCTGCGAAGGCGTGCCTCCGG encodes the following:
- the hemW gene encoding radical SAM family heme chaperone HemW, encoding MPSALPDGEPVPDDGALPASALAGAADRPLGFYLHVPYCATRCGYCDFNTYTATELRGSGGVLASRDNYADTLVDEVRLARKVLGDDPRQVRTVFVGGGTPTLLAADDLVRMLGAIRDEFGLAPDAEVTTEANPESVGPAYLETLREGGFNRISFGMQSAKQHVLKILDRTHTPGRPEACVAEARAAGFDHVNLDLIYGTPGESDDDWRASLEAAIGAGPDHVSAYALIVEEGTQLARRIRRGEVPMTDDDVHADRYLIADEVLGGAGFDWYEVSNWATTDTGRCLHNELYWRGADWWGAGPGAHSHVGGVRWWNVKHPGAYAGRLAEGRSPGAGRELLSDEDRRVERILLELRLLEGCPLSLLKPAGRAAAGRALSDGLLEAAPYEAGRAVLTLRGRLLADAVVRDLVD
- a CDS encoding SpoIIE family protein phosphatase, producing MGSIPLQRETAYATDEPSRPPGAPAAVRTSLPGNPLAPAAARRFVRGALADWAEFGLTATAAGGDRLTDDAVVVLSELVTNAVVHAGTNVELLCRLETGHPDDLDGGCAPAAALVIEVSDHHPARAVRSDRTDMGPDTPECGRGLRLVASLSDAWGITYQPGTKTVWARLPVDGAEPRGGAPEAFPGARTFQRGLRAADILAPTPHRYPHDQDWVNRGALSFLAEASDLLAGQLDEDQVASLAGQMLVPRLADWCAVWLDDEDGRPDRGAADRAGRGTGVLATPRLARVWHTSENRMEELRKILEKDPPQPTDAARSAAVPVPWPFESLGGDPAGAALAYRLSAGGRAVGTLLIGRAGLTRFPDEVTGLVEDFARRVALAVSAARRYARQATISRILQRGLLPSAVAQIPGIESALVYEPRDAGGPGGDFYDVFPAGDGRWCFALGDVQGKGPEAAVVIGLARPWLRLLAREGYQVAEVLDRLNRLLLDDATEAADAAARALAAAGGQGLTPEGAPRFLSLLYGELVPTEHGMRCTLASAGHPLPLLLRPDGLVGSAAEPQVLLGVVDDPGYTSESLVLHDGDTLLCVTDGVTERRDGHRQFDDGDGLSHALAGCAGLTAPLLAERIRRLVHEFSESPPDDDLALLVLQAR